In the Rhinoraja longicauda isolate Sanriku21f chromosome 40, sRhiLon1.1, whole genome shotgun sequence genome, one interval contains:
- the LOC144611431 gene encoding mitochondrial import inner membrane translocase subunit Tim8 B-like: protein MEAAGSAAERSDLQLLLAAEQQKAQLQLRVHSLTAECWDKCVEKPGSRLDSRTESCLVSCADRFVDTTLALANRLAQMAQKGGR, encoded by the coding sequence ATGGAGGCTGCGGGCTCGGCGGCGGAGCGGAGCGACCTGCAGCTGCTACTGGCGGCCGAGCAGCAGAAGGCGCAGCTACAGCTGAGAGTGCACAGCCTGACGGCCGAGTGCTGGGACAAGTGCGTGGAGAAGCCGGGCTCCAGGCTCGACTCGCGGACTGAGAGCTGCCTGGTCAGCTGCGCCGATCGCTTTGTGGACACCACGCTGGCGCTCGCCAACCGCCTCGCGCAGATGGCGCAGAAGGGAGGCCGCTGA